The Nisaea sp. genome includes a region encoding these proteins:
- a CDS encoding PAS domain-containing protein, translating to MNFTGKEVFFDRDDLIVSKTDPQGRLTYVNHTFLEIAEYTEEECVGQQHNMIRNPNMPRAVFELLWKTIANGDEIFAYVVNATKSGGHYWVIAHVTPSIVNGQIVGYHSTRRVPNGETIRSTIMPLYDRLQSVEKSNSLKKDALAASVGALNDMLREKGVTYNEFISNLMKSD from the coding sequence ATGATCTCATCGTGAGCAAAACAGATCCACAAGGCCGCCTTACATATGTAAATCACACTTTTCTTGAAATAGCTGAATACACTGAAGAAGAATGCGTTGGCCAACAGCACAACATGATCCGCAATCCGAACATGCCACGAGCGGTATTCGAGCTGTTGTGGAAAACTATCGCCAATGGCGATGAAATCTTCGCTTACGTCGTCAATGCAACCAAATCAGGTGGTCATTATTGGGTAATCGCCCACGTGACGCCCAGCATCGTGAATGGGCAGATCGTCGGCTACCATTCGACACGCCGTGTGCCGAATGGGGAAACCATTCGCAGCACTATCATGCCTCTCTACGACCGTCTCCAGTCGGTCGAGAAATCCAACTCGCTGAAGAAGGATGCGCTTGCCGCATCGGTTGGCGCCCTCAACGACATGCTGAGGGAAAAAGGCGTGACATATAATGAATTCATTTCAAACCTGATGAAGAGTGACTGA